CGAGGTCAACACCCGCCGCGCCATGTCCAGCGCGGAGCGCGAGGCCGACCTGGCGGAGGCGCTGGCCTTCACCCGCCTCCATCTGGCCTCGGCGGTGAAGGTGCCGCGGCGATGACCGGCCGGCCCCCGGCCGGCGGCGGGTCCGGCACCACCGCCCGCCGCCGCGGCCGCCCCCCGCGCACGGAGTCCGCCGACACCCGCGACCGCATCCTGACCGCCGCCCGCGACGAGTTCTCCGAGCACGGCTACGAGAAGACGTCCGTCCGCGGCATCGCCAAGACGGCCGGCGTCGACCCGGCCCTCGTGCACCACTACTTCGGCACGAAGGAACAGGTCTTCGAGGCGGCGATCACCCAGTCCTTCGGACCCGCCCTGCAGGCTCCGAAGGCCATCGAGGAGGGCCCGCTCGACGGCGTGGGGGAGCGTCTGGCCCGCTTCTTCTTCGGCGTCTGGGAGAACCCGGCGACCCGCGCGCCGCTGCTCGCCGTCGTCCGGTCCGCCCTCACCAACGAGACCGCGGCCGCCGTCTTCCGGCGGATCATCGCCACCCAGGTGCTGCGCCGCATCGCCGTGCGGCTGGAGCTGCCGGACGCCGAACTGCGCGCCGAGCTCGCCGCCGCCCAGCTCGTGGGCACGGCCGTCCTGCGGTACGTCATCAAGGTCGAGCCGCTGGCCTCGGCGGACCCGGAGCAGATCATCGCGCGGCTGGCGCCGGTCGTGCAGGGACATCTGACCGCTCCGTAAGGCGTACGGATGCCGTCGTCCGAGACAGCCATCCCGCATTCCGGACACTGCGTCCCGCCCACTGGATGACCGGCGTACGCTCGGTAGCAGTCAGAAGTCTCCGAATCCTCTGACGCAGTCTCTGAAGGAGCGAGCGACGATGCCCGAGCTGAGGTCCCGCACAGTCACCCACGGCCGCAACATGGCGGGCGCCCGCGCCCTTATGCGTGCCTCCGGTGTACCGGGTGCGGACATCGGCCGCAAGCCGATCATCGCGGTCGCCAACAGCTTCACCGAGTTCGTGCCCGGCCACACGCACCTGGCGCCGGTCGGCCGGATCGTCAGCGAGGCGGTCGTCGCGGCCGGGGGCATCCCCCGCGAGTTCAACACGATCGCCGTCGACGACGGCATCGCCATGGGCCACGGCGGCATGCTCTACTCCCTGCCCTCGCGCGACCTGATCGCGGACAGCGTGGAGTACATGGTCGAGGCGCACTGCGCCGACGCCCTGATCTGCATCTCCAACTGCGACAAGATCACCCCGGGCATGCTGAACGCCGCCCTGCGGCTGAACATCCCGACGGTCTTCGTCTCCGGCGGCCCCATGGAGTCCGGCCGCGCCACCCTGGTCGACGGCACGGTCCGCACCCTCGACCTGGTCGACGCGATCTCCGACGCCGTGAACGACAAGATCTCGGACGAGGACATCCTCCGCATCGAGGAGAACGCCTGTCCGACGTGCGGCTCCTGCTCCGGCATGTTCACCGCCAACTCGATGAACTGCCTGACCGAGGCCATCGGCCTCTCCCTCCCGGGCAACGGCTCGGTCCTGGCCACGCACACCGCCCGCAAGGCGCTGTACGAGGACGCCGCCCGTACGGTCATGGACATCACCCGCCGCTACTACGAGCAGGACGACGAGACGGTCCTGCCCCGCAACGTGGCGTCCTTCGCGGCCTTCGAGAACGCCATGGCGCTCGACATCGCCATGGGCGGCTCGACCAACACGATCCTGCACCTGCTGGCCGCCGCCCAGGAGGCGGGCGTCCCCTTCGGCCTGGACGAGATCAACGCGGTCTCGCGCCGCGTGCCGTGCCTGGCCAAGGTCGCGCCGAACGTCGCCAAGGACCGTACGTACTACATGGAGGACGTGCACCGCGCCGGCGGCATCCCCGCCCTGCTCGGCGAGCTGCACCG
This is a stretch of genomic DNA from Streptomyces hawaiiensis. It encodes these proteins:
- a CDS encoding TetR/AcrR family transcriptional regulator, translated to MTGRPPAGGGSGTTARRRGRPPRTESADTRDRILTAARDEFSEHGYEKTSVRGIAKTAGVDPALVHHYFGTKEQVFEAAITQSFGPALQAPKAIEEGPLDGVGERLARFFFGVWENPATRAPLLAVVRSALTNETAAAVFRRIIATQVLRRIAVRLELPDAELRAELAAAQLVGTAVLRYVIKVEPLASADPEQIIARLAPVVQGHLTAP
- the ilvD gene encoding dihydroxy-acid dehydratase codes for the protein MPELRSRTVTHGRNMAGARALMRASGVPGADIGRKPIIAVANSFTEFVPGHTHLAPVGRIVSEAVVAAGGIPREFNTIAVDDGIAMGHGGMLYSLPSRDLIADSVEYMVEAHCADALICISNCDKITPGMLNAALRLNIPTVFVSGGPMESGRATLVDGTVRTLDLVDAISDAVNDKISDEDILRIEENACPTCGSCSGMFTANSMNCLTEAIGLSLPGNGSVLATHTARKALYEDAARTVMDITRRYYEQDDETVLPRNVASFAAFENAMALDIAMGGSTNTILHLLAAAQEAGVPFGLDEINAVSRRVPCLAKVAPNVAKDRTYYMEDVHRAGGIPALLGELHRAGLLNEDVYSVHSPSLADWLKTWDVRGGSPSAEAVELWHAAPGCVRSAEAFSQSERWEALDVDAEGGCIRSAEHAYSKDGGLAVLKGNLAVDGCVVKTAGVDESIWTFEGPAVVCESQEEAVQKILTQQVKDGDVVVIRYEGPKGGPGMQEMLYPTSYLKGRGLGKTCALVTDGRFSGGTSGLSIGHASPEAAAGGTIALVEDGDRIRIDIPNRAIELLVDDAELARREQALNGVYAPKNRDRKVSAALRAYAAMATSADKGAVRDVSKLG